Proteins encoded by one window of Halichondria panicea chromosome 8, odHalPani1.1, whole genome shotgun sequence:
- the LOC135340034 gene encoding synapse differentiation-inducing gene protein 1-like isoform X2 — protein MEERPMLYDSLSEEDGQPPPYTDQPKASSKSSKVHKFSLDQSPAVKMQDAPLSTIYVGLFATICCIWPCGLVAVIIGLQALQAYYRGDLHESRRKNTISKRFTITSVVLGIVLIIACLALFVMEFIAITNLPKSTGQSRPISIS, from the exons ATGG AAGAAAGGCCAATGCTGTATGACTCTCTTAGTGAAGAGGATGGTCAACCACCTCCATACACTGATCAGCCGAAGGCTAGCTCCAAGTCGTCTAAG GTACACAAGTTCAGTTTGGATCAGAGTCCTGCAGTGAAGATGCAGGATGCTCCCCTCAGTACAATATACGTGGGTCTGTTTGCCACAATCTGCTGTATATGGCCCTGTGGACTTGTTGCAGTGATCATCGGATTGCAG GCTCTCCAAGCCTATTACCGTGGTGATCTGCACGAGTCTCGCCGTAAGAACACCATTTCCAAGAGGTTTACTATTACCAGTGTCGTACTGGGGATAGTCCTGATCATTGCATGTCTGGCTCTGTTTGTTATGGAGTTCATAGCAATTACAAATTTGCCTAAAAGTACCGGTCAAAGTCGACCAATTTCCATCAGTTGA
- the LOC135340029 gene encoding leucine-rich repeat and coiled-coil domain-containing protein 1-like has product MDSSVSTPLVHAPVVPLHSPQRLMSPSRLAKLPPITSNQDESQYLHTAKSELKDSMHHLLDEAQTVEIRMQTAVETLWKGMVDLMESKEGAFKRNLLKEKEELAIATAQLKRLTEREAALASQNTKQSVDLVAAEKRHQSLQEELTRVKGELKSKENELSSTREDSKSKSDKSSTEMDALRKKSIEQSKLIKEYQEKVSKMTEKLQKLSGDIISEKELSQQLQKNSTSQMNQKTSENRKMALEISKLKAQLASNTTTLSATKEEVKKLETQLKSLVGDSEEIVSSLNKKHNAVIKSLEEKIQLLKKELARQQATHEKEIHMLNEKVHNALRTSAGEDDYMLARIKFLQHQNQQEKVKLQQQKTK; this is encoded by the exons ATGGATAGTAGTGTGAGCACACCCCTAGTTCATGCCCCAGTCGTCCCCCTTCACTCTCCCCAACGCCTCATGTCCCCCTCACGACTGGCCAAACTCCCACCTATAACCTCCAACCAGGACGAATCCCAATACCTGCACACAGCCAAGTCAGAGCTCAAGGACTCCATGCACCACTTACTTGATGAG GCACAGACAGTCGAAATAAGAATGCAAACTGCTGTCGAGACTCTCTGGAAAGGAA TGGTTGATTTGATGGAATCAAAGGAGGGAGCCTTCAAGAGAAATCTTTTAAAAGAGAAAGAGGAACTGGCTATAGCAACCGCGCAACTAAAGAGACTAACAGAGAGAGAAGCAGCACTAGCCAGTCAGAATACCAAGCAGAGTGTTGACTTGGTTGCGGCCGAAAAGCGACACCAATCACTACAGGAAGAACTCACCAGAGTTAAAGGAGAACTGAAATCAAAGGAAAATGAGCTTAGCTCTACGCGTGAAGACTCAAAATCCAAGTCAGACAAATCCAGTACAGAGATGGATGCCCTGAGGAAAAAATCAATTGAACAGTCAAAACTTATTAAAGAGTACCAAGAAAAG GTATCTAAGATGACTGAGAAGCTACAGAAGTTGTCCGGAGATATCATTTCAGAAAAGGAATTGTCACAGCAACTGCAGAAGAATTCCACTAGTCAGATGAACCAAAAGACGTCGGAGAACAGAAAAATGGCATTAGAAATTTCTAAGCTTAAG GCTCAGCTAGCTTCCAATACAACCACACTGTCAGCCACTAAAGAAGAAGTCAAGAAACTAGAAACACAGTTGAAAAGTTTGGTAGGTGATTCGGAGGAAATTGTGTCAAGCTTGAACAAGAAGCACAATGCAGTAATAAAGTCACTTGAAGAGAAG ATACAGCTGCTGAAAAAAGAACTGGCTAGACAGCAAGCTACCCATGAAAAAGAAATCC ATATGTTGAATGAGAAGGTTCATAATGCACTACGCACTAGTGCTGGTGAAGATGACTACATGCTAGCAAGGATCAAGTTCCTTCAACACCAG AACCAGCAAGAAAAAGTGAAACTACAGCAACAGAAAACCaagtaa
- the LOC135340030 gene encoding cyclin-dependent kinase 7-like has translation MTKRYRKIDFLGEGQFATVYKAEDTEDHGQIVAVKKIKLGITSEAKDGINRTALREIKLLQELSHPNIISLKNVFGHKSNISLIFDYMDTDLEMIIRDPTIILSPANIKAYLVMMLQGLEYLHKYWILHRDLKPNNLLINNVGVLKITDFGLAKAFGSPSRPLTHHVVTRWYRSPELLFGARLYGTGVDIWALGCIAAELTIGAPFLPGDTDLSQLTKIFEVRGTPSEETWPGVTKLPDFVKYNEMSGISSEEIFTAASNDLIQLLDWCLTLDPSKRCTATQALKSDYFSNTPAPTPGSQLPLPKTKDEKRVERVNVVKRGLFKTPPK, from the coding sequence ATGACCAAGCGGTACAGAAAGATAGACTTCCTTGGAGAAGGACAATTTGCTACTGTGTACAAGGCTGAAGACACAGAAGATCATGGGCAGATTGTTGCAGTTAAGAAAATCAAATTGGGTATTACCTCTGAGGCCAAGGATGGGATTAATAGGACTGCTCTTCGAGAGATCAAATTACTCCAAGAACTTAGCCATCCAAATATAATCAGCCTTAAGAATGTATTCGGACATAAATCAAATATCAGTTTAATCTTCGATTACATGGATACAGACCTCGAAATGATTATTCGTGATCCCACCATTATCCTATCCCCGGCGAACATCAAGGCATATCTGGTAATGATGTTGCAGGGACTAGAATACCTTCACAAGTACTGGATTCTTCATCGCGATTTGAAGCCTAACAACCTCCTAATTAATAATGTTGGTGTGCTTAAAATCACCGATTTTGGATTGGCCAAGGCGTTTGGGAGCCCATCAAGACCTCTAACTCATCATGTAGTTACCCGATGGTACAGAAGCCCTGAGCTTTTATTTGGTGCACGGTTGTATGGTACTGGTGTAGACATTTGGGCTTTAGGCTGCATTGCCGCTGAGCTAACGATAGGAGCACCTTTCCTACCTGGTGATACAGACCTGTCTCAGCTCACAAAGATATTTGAGGTACGAGGAACACCCTCAGAGGAAACATGGCCTGGGGTGACAAAACTGCCTGATTTTGTGAAATACAATGAAATGTCTGGTATTTCATCTGAAGAGATCTTTACAGCTGCCAGCAATGACCTAATTCAACTGTTAGATTGGTGTCTCACATTGGATCCTTCAAAGAgatgcacagcaactcaagcaCTGAAGAGCGACTATTTTAGCAATACCCCTGCACCTACTCCCGGCTCCCAGCTACCACTGCCCAAGACAAAGGATGAGAAGAGAGTGGAGAGAGTCAATGTCGTTAAAAGAGGACTGTTCAAAACTCCTCCTAAGTAA
- the LOC135340031 gene encoding pyridoxal phosphate phosphatase PHOSPHO2-like, whose product MIKRTLFVFDFDHTLIDNNVDTWIMSVHPTLTVQKDMHSLRKRYPCWTDLMDHTAGLIHDKGVSKAELISHVRQAKLYEQAHKAITAVGKARHADAIIVSDANTLFIEHILTECGVRQVFKDIFSNPAHFDSTDRLHIQHYHSHSCPHCSANLCKGQVLTDYLNSRPAYSKVVYVGDGKGDYCPALRLSDNDVLVCRKGYTLAGMIQDNEQSCKAKTMVIDFVESLGDTIISMCL is encoded by the coding sequence ATGATTAAAAGAACCCTGTTTGTGTTTGATTTTGATCACACTCTGATTGATAACAATGTGGACACTTGGATCATGTCAGTGCATCCCACCCTAACAGTTCAAAAAGACATGCACAGCCTTCGTAAACGGTATCCCTGCTGGACCGACCTCATGGACCATACCGCTGGGCTCATTCATGACAAAGGAGTCTCAAAAGCTGAACTGATCTCTCACGTCAGACAGGCAAAGCTGTACGAACAAGCGCACAAGGCAATTACAGCCGTGGGAAAAGCCAGACACGCAGATGCTATTATCGTATCCGATGCCAACACTCTTTTTATTGAGCACATTCTGACGGAGTGTGGAGTGAGGCAAGTATTCAAAGATATTTTCTCAAACCCGGCTCATTTCGACTCAACTGATCGTCTTCACATTCAGCACTACCACAGCCATTCTTGTCCACACTGCAGTGCCAACTTGTGCAAGGGGCAAGTTCTTACAGACTACCTGAACAGCAGACCAGCCTACAGCAAGGTCGTATATGTCGGAGATGGAAAAGGAGACTATTGTCCTGCCCTGAGGCTATCTGATAACGATGTGCTGGTTTGCAGGAAAGGTTACACCTTAGCTGGAATGATACAGGATAATGAACAGTCTTGTAAAGCAAAAACAATGGTTATTGATTTTGTAGAAAGTTTAGGTGACACCATTATCTCGATGTGTTTGTGA
- the LOC135340034 gene encoding synapse differentiation-inducing gene protein 1-like isoform X1: protein MAEERPMLYDSLSEEDGQPPPYTDQPKASSKSSKVHKFSLDQSPAVKMQDAPLSTIYVGLFATICCIWPCGLVAVIIGLQALQAYYRGDLHESRRKNTISKRFTITSVVLGIVLIIACLALFVMEFIAITNLPKSTGQSRPISIS, encoded by the exons ATGG CAGAAGAAAGGCCAATGCTGTATGACTCTCTTAGTGAAGAGGATGGTCAACCACCTCCATACACTGATCAGCCGAAGGCTAGCTCCAAGTCGTCTAAG GTACACAAGTTCAGTTTGGATCAGAGTCCTGCAGTGAAGATGCAGGATGCTCCCCTCAGTACAATATACGTGGGTCTGTTTGCCACAATCTGCTGTATATGGCCCTGTGGACTTGTTGCAGTGATCATCGGATTGCAG GCTCTCCAAGCCTATTACCGTGGTGATCTGCACGAGTCTCGCCGTAAGAACACCATTTCCAAGAGGTTTACTATTACCAGTGTCGTACTGGGGATAGTCCTGATCATTGCATGTCTGGCTCTGTTTGTTATGGAGTTCATAGCAATTACAAATTTGCCTAAAAGTACCGGTCAAAGTCGACCAATTTCCATCAGTTGA